The Bubalus bubalis isolate 160015118507 breed Murrah chromosome 18, NDDB_SH_1, whole genome shotgun sequence genome contains a region encoding:
- the LOC102398455 gene encoding metallothionein-2, whose product MDPNCSCTAGESCTCAGSCKCKDCKCASCKKSCCSCCPVGCAKCAQGCVCKGASDKCSCCA is encoded by the exons ATGGATCCCAACTGCTCCTGCACCGCAG GTGAATCCTGCACATGTGCCGGCTCCTGCAAATGCAAAGATTGCAAGTGCGCCTCCTGCAAGAAGA gctgctgctcctgctgccccGTGGGCTGTGCCAAGTGTGCCCAGGGCTGCGTCTGCAAAGGGGCTTCGGACAAGTGCAGCTGCTGTGCCTGA
- the LOC102398781 gene encoding metallothionein-1C, with translation MDPNCSCSTGGSCSCAGSCTCKACRCPSCKKSCCSCCPVGCAKCAQGCICKGASDKCSCCA, from the exons ATGGACCCCAACTGCTCCTGCTCCACTG GCGGCTCCTGCAGCTGCGCTGGCTCCTGCACCTGCAAGGCCTGCAGATGCCCCTCCTGCAAGAAGA gctgctgctcctgctgccctGTGGGCTGTGCCAAGTGTGCCCAGGGCTGCATCTGCAAAGGGGCCTCGGACAAGTGCAGCTGCTGTGCCTGA